A single window of Vicia villosa cultivar HV-30 ecotype Madison, WI unplaced genomic scaffold, Vvil1.0 ctg.000822F_1_1, whole genome shotgun sequence DNA harbors:
- the LOC131631421 gene encoding uncharacterized protein LOC131631421, with the protein MSSLGTSKGILEIAKFGVYVTVPIVLMYVYASNTDNTLHKFIGKKSYIEYPKDTQKPPPPEELREMAREIARKRNNP; encoded by the exons ATGTCGTCACTGGGAACTTCGAAGGGGATTCTAGAGATCGCCAAGTTTGGGGTTTACGTTACTGTACCCATCGTTCTTATGTACGTTTATGCTAGCAACACCGACAACACCCTCCACAAGTTCATCGGAAAA AAGTCTTACATTGAATATCCCAAAGATACACAAAAGCCACCACCACCAGAGGAACTTCGAGAGATGGCGAGGGAGATAGCTCGCAAAAGGAACAACCCCTAA